In the genome of Clostridiales bacterium, the window GCTTATGGCCCTTGCTTTTTAGCTCGTCAAAAACTTTGATTGCGTTGGGCACGCCGCTCTTTAACGTGTCATAGGTGTCAACCAACAATAGACACGAATCGGGAAAAGCCTTGGCATACGCCCTGAACGCTTCCAATTCGCTCGAAAAACTCAAAACCCAGCCGTGCGAATGCGTGCCTTTTACGGGTATGCCCCATTTTTGTCCCGCTAAGACATTGCTCGTGCCTTGGCAGCCGCCTATTATGGCGCTGCGCGTGCCATAAATGCCCGCGTCGGGCCCTTGCGCGCGCCTTAGCCCAAATTCTATGACGGGCTTGTCGCCCGCGGTTAGACAAATCCTTGAGGCCTTGGTGGCGATTAGCGTTTGGTGGTTGATTATATTGAGTATCCCGGCCTCAATATACATCGCCTCTTTTATTTCGGCTTCCACTACGAATATGGGCTCGCCCGGGAAAATCACAGTGCCCTCGGGCACGGCCCGTATATTACCTTTGAATTTAAACGAAGACAAATAGTCCAAAAAGTCTTCGGAAAACACCTTAAGGCTGCGCAAATATTTTATCTCTTCGGACCCAAATTTTATGTTTTGGATAAAGTTAATGGCTTCTTCCAGACCCGCCGCTATGGCGTAATTAAAGGCGGAACTTTGGCGGAAAAAAACCTCAAAAACAGCTGTCTCTTGCTTTTTTTGATAAAAATGCCCTTGCATCATTGTAAGGGCATAAAAATCCGATAATAAAGACAAGTTATCCATTTTTAAATTATATTATCTTCCTTTATTTTTTTCTATTCCTCATCCTTGGGGGACGGATACGGGGTTTCCCTTTGGGGCCTGTCGCCGTCATCCCAGCGTCCTTTCTTTGAGGTGATAGCGTTGATAAAGATAAAAGCGCCTATCACGATCGCCACTATGGGCGCGATTATCCACCAATCCACTTCATAGAAAGAATTTAAAAACAAAATAAACGCTATAACGCCAAAAAAGATTATGGACTTAAGATGAAGATTTTTGTCTTTGGAAAACAACAAAGTCCCCGCGCTTGCGATAGCGGGAATCGCCACATATATAGGATAAATTTTATGGTAACCTACGCCGCCCACATTTTTTATAAGCCATGCCGCAAGACAGGTCAAAAACACAAAACTTATCCAAAGCGTTACCGTGTTTTTCAAAAAAGCGCTATGCGTCAAGCATAATAGCCAAATCAAGCCAAGCGCCGCGGGCAGCCATATTATTGATACTCCCCATTGCGCGCCCAAAAAATCGGGCTTAAAATTTACAACCAATAAAAACACTCCAAACAATATCAGTTCCAGCGAGCAAAATATTGTGGAAAGCAAACTAAGATTATATTTGGGCAATTTTTGTTCGGGGTTGTTGGATGACATATCGGACTCCTTATCACTATAATACAACTTTTGATTTATACCATTATTATAATATAAAACCTAATATAATTCTATAAATTTTATTATTTTATAATAATTCTTATCTTTTTTTAATCTTTGTCTTTTGATTGGGCGTCCGCGTCCTTGCCGCTTTTTTCTAGAAATTCTTGCACGCTTTCTTCCTCGTCCGCTTCAATATATTCGTATTCGTCAATCAAAAGCGGCCTGCCGTATATTTCTTCGGGCAAGCCCGTTTTTTCCCAGTCGTCGTAATATACCAAGATAGGCGGTTTCTTGCCTTCTTTTTGCGCTTTTTGCCAAACATAGATAATTCCGACAGCGCCCAAGATAATGGCTATCGCGCTTACAAATTGCGAAACGGGCAGCACATCGGGAATCAAATATAAAACAAATAGTTCTTTG includes:
- the pncB gene encoding nicotinate phosphoribosyltransferase — its product is MDNLSLLSDFYALTMMQGHFYQKKQETAVFEVFFRQSSAFNYAIAAGLEEAINFIQNIKFGSEEIKYLRSLKVFSEDFLDYLSSFKFKGNIRAVPEGTVIFPGEPIFVVEAEIKEAMYIEAGILNIINHQTLIATKASRICLTAGDKPVIEFGLRRAQGPDAGIYGTRSAIIGGCQGTSNVLAGQKWGIPVKGTHSHGWVLSFSSELEAFRAYAKAFPDSCLLLVDTYDTLKSGVPNAIKVFDELKSKGHKPLGIRLDSGDLAYLSITARKMLDEAGHKDAKIFASGDLDENVILHLNAQG